A single window of Marinobacter sp. LA51 DNA harbors:
- a CDS encoding GntR family transcriptional regulator has translation MRENSPPVYTRADEAFDCLQTAIVKGELAPGEKIGELELCTRFNLTRGPLREAIGRLESRGLLVRRPHAGVKVVAVSAAELLELYLIRENMEGLAARQAAERMTDSEIADLLATLDAHEQMIDEAQGQAYYQAEGDYDFHHRIATGSRNTKLAQMLLGDLYYMVRMYRYRLSTSAGRPHRALGEHRRIVEAIAQRDGELAEFLMKRHINAARRNIEKQIQDGVLTI, from the coding sequence ATGAGAGAAAATAGCCCTCCGGTATACACAAGAGCTGATGAAGCGTTTGATTGTCTGCAAACGGCAATCGTAAAAGGTGAGCTCGCGCCTGGCGAAAAAATCGGCGAACTTGAGCTTTGTACCCGCTTTAATCTTACCCGTGGGCCTCTTCGGGAGGCGATTGGTCGCCTGGAGTCTCGTGGTTTATTGGTGCGAAGGCCCCATGCCGGTGTCAAAGTGGTGGCGGTCAGCGCTGCCGAACTCCTGGAACTCTATTTAATCCGGGAGAACATGGAAGGTTTGGCTGCGCGCCAGGCTGCCGAACGGATGACCGACAGCGAAATTGCTGATCTGCTGGCCACCCTGGATGCCCATGAACAAATGATCGACGAAGCCCAGGGACAGGCCTACTATCAAGCCGAAGGGGATTACGATTTCCATCACCGGATCGCCACCGGTAGCCGCAATACCAAACTGGCCCAGATGCTACTGGGCGATCTGTATTACATGGTGCGAATGTACCGTTACCGGTTGAGTACCTCAGCCGGGCGCCCCCATCGTGCGCTCGGGGAACACCGCCGTATCGTCGAAGCCATCGCTCAGCGCGACGGCGAACTCGCCGAATTTCTGATGAAAAGACACATTAACGCTGCTCGCCGAAATATTGAAAAACAGATTCAAGATGGCGTGTTAACTATTTGA
- a CDS encoding glucan biosynthesis protein, producing MDRRLLLQLFVAGVGVQALPGGLLYAAGKESNAGNGASKPFSYEWLKGHARHLSGQDFRSKKGELPQSLKNLSWDDYQAIRFRPEHALWSDSPLPFQIQLFHLGLYFQTSVKIYEVVDGQATELAYDPEYFEYEGEQPLGDLPPDLGFAGFRLHHHSDFQYDLAAFLGASYFRAVGKEKQYGMSARGLAIDTASPDEEEFPRFSAFWLEKPKPGARALKVWALLESPSVTGAYAFVLDPGANFVMDVDVALYPRKQLDRIGIAPLTSMYQVGENDRRMGYDWRPEIHDSDGLSIHTGHGEWIWRPLVNPRELRYNSFVDNSPKGFGLLQRDRKFDHYQDDGVFYERRPSLWVEPKNEWGAGRIDLVEIPTVDETFDNIVAYWNPEEALKPGTEYLFGYRLNWGAELPLGKGELATARATRTGLGGVVGQEREYFSRRFAIDFAGGMLEMLGDDAGIEPEISVSRGSVEITSARPLASIQGYRVMFDLVPDDSLEPINLSVVLKVGQEVLTETWVYQYSPPPKHERELY from the coding sequence ATGGATCGACGACTATTGTTGCAGCTGTTTGTGGCGGGCGTCGGAGTTCAAGCCCTTCCGGGCGGGTTGCTGTACGCCGCTGGCAAAGAGAGTAATGCAGGAAACGGTGCAAGCAAGCCATTCAGTTACGAATGGCTCAAGGGGCATGCCAGGCATCTTTCCGGGCAGGATTTTCGATCCAAAAAAGGAGAACTGCCGCAATCCCTGAAGAACCTGTCCTGGGACGACTATCAGGCTATACGGTTCAGGCCCGAGCATGCCCTGTGGAGTGATTCCCCATTACCCTTTCAAATACAGCTCTTCCATCTGGGACTGTATTTCCAGACTTCTGTAAAAATCTATGAAGTCGTCGACGGTCAAGCCACTGAGTTGGCTTACGATCCGGAGTATTTCGAGTACGAGGGCGAGCAGCCGCTGGGAGATCTGCCTCCCGATCTTGGCTTTGCCGGCTTTCGACTGCATCACCACAGTGACTTCCAATACGATCTCGCCGCGTTTCTTGGGGCAAGCTATTTCAGGGCGGTGGGCAAGGAAAAGCAATATGGCATGTCGGCGAGGGGGCTGGCGATTGATACAGCCAGTCCAGATGAAGAGGAGTTCCCCCGATTTTCCGCCTTTTGGTTGGAAAAGCCCAAGCCGGGGGCTCGTGCACTAAAAGTGTGGGCTTTGCTGGAATCGCCGAGTGTTACCGGAGCATACGCTTTCGTGTTGGACCCAGGCGCAAATTTTGTCATGGATGTCGATGTCGCCCTTTACCCACGGAAACAGCTGGATCGGATAGGTATCGCGCCTTTGACAAGTATGTATCAAGTGGGCGAGAACGATCGGCGCATGGGCTATGACTGGCGTCCGGAAATCCATGACTCCGATGGTCTCTCGATCCACACCGGTCATGGTGAATGGATCTGGCGGCCATTGGTCAATCCAAGGGAGTTGAGATACAACAGTTTTGTTGACAATAGTCCAAAGGGATTCGGGCTGCTCCAGCGAGACAGAAAGTTCGATCACTATCAGGATGATGGCGTGTTCTACGAACGCCGGCCAAGTCTTTGGGTAGAGCCAAAGAACGAATGGGGAGCAGGGCGCATTGACCTGGTTGAGATTCCGACCGTTGACGAAACCTTCGACAACATCGTCGCGTACTGGAACCCAGAGGAAGCCCTAAAACCAGGAACTGAGTACCTGTTCGGCTATCGCCTGAACTGGGGAGCCGAGTTGCCATTGGGTAAGGGGGAATTGGCGACTGCAAGGGCGACCCGAACTGGATTGGGTGGGGTTGTTGGCCAGGAGCGCGAGTACTTCTCTCGCCGGTTTGCCATCGATTTCGCCGGTGGGATGCTCGAAATGCTCGGAGACGATGCCGGGATAGAGCCTGAAATATCGGTTAGCCGTGGCTCGGTGGAAATAACGTCTGCCCGCCCGCTGGCATCTATCCAGGGGTATCGGGTGATGTTTGACCTTGTACCAGATGACTCCCTTGAGCCAATCAATCTTTCGGTGGTGCTCAAGGTTGGCCAGGAAGTGCTGACTGAAACCTGGGTGTATCAGTACTCGCCACCTCCTAAGCATGAGCGCGAACTGTATTGA
- the prpC gene encoding bifunctional 2-methylcitrate synthase/citrate synthase, translating to MAEAKKLEGAGLRGQVAGQTALCTVGQSGAGLTYRGYEIADLAEKAQFEEIAYLLLRGKLPNRQELDAYKQKLHSLRGLPDALTTVLEQIPKDAHPMDVMRTGCSMLGNLETEADFSEQDDKIDRMLAVFPSIITYWYRFAHEGVRIETDSDVDSIGGHFLELLHGKKPSELHEKVMNVSLILYAEHEFNASTFTARVCASTLSDIHSCVTGAIGTLRGPLHGGANEAAMALIQKFQTADEAEEGLMGMLARKEKIMGFGHAIYKESDPRNAIIKQWSKKLADEVGDTVLYPVSVRCEEVMWREKKLFCNADFFHASAYHFMGIPTELFTPIFVMSRVSGWTAHVKEQRENNRIIRPSAEYTGPADSEWVPIDERP from the coding sequence ATGGCTGAAGCGAAGAAACTCGAAGGCGCTGGACTGCGCGGACAGGTAGCCGGCCAAACGGCGCTGTGTACTGTCGGCCAATCCGGAGCAGGCCTGACGTATCGAGGTTATGAAATCGCCGATCTGGCCGAGAAGGCGCAGTTTGAAGAAATCGCTTACCTACTTTTGAGAGGTAAGCTGCCAAACCGTCAGGAGCTTGATGCCTACAAGCAGAAGCTGCATAGCCTGCGTGGGTTGCCGGACGCTCTGACGACGGTGCTGGAACAAATCCCGAAAGACGCCCATCCCATGGATGTGATGCGTACCGGTTGCTCCATGCTGGGTAATCTGGAAACCGAAGCGGATTTTTCCGAACAGGATGACAAGATCGACCGTATGCTGGCGGTGTTCCCGTCCATCATCACTTACTGGTACCGCTTCGCCCACGAGGGTGTTCGGATCGAAACCGACAGTGATGTAGATTCCATTGGTGGCCACTTCCTGGAACTGCTGCACGGCAAAAAGCCCAGCGAGTTGCATGAGAAGGTGATGAACGTGTCCCTGATTCTGTACGCGGAGCACGAATTCAATGCGTCCACCTTCACCGCCCGTGTTTGTGCTTCCACTCTGTCCGACATCCACAGCTGCGTGACAGGCGCCATCGGTACCCTCCGTGGGCCGTTGCACGGTGGTGCTAACGAAGCTGCCATGGCGCTGATTCAGAAGTTCCAGACAGCGGACGAGGCGGAAGAAGGCCTGATGGGCATGCTGGCCCGAAAAGAGAAGATCATGGGCTTTGGCCATGCCATCTACAAGGAATCTGACCCGCGTAATGCGATCATCAAGCAATGGTCCAAGAAGCTGGCGGATGAAGTTGGCGATACCGTGCTTTACCCGGTATCGGTCCGTTGTGAAGAGGTGATGTGGCGCGAGAAAAAACTGTTCTGCAACGCCGATTTCTTCCACGCATCGGCGTACCACTTCATGGGCATTCCGACCGAGCTGTTCACGCCTATTTTTGTGATGTCCCGGGTGTCCGGTTGGACGGCACACGTGAAAGAGCAGCGGGAAAACAACCGCATTATCCGCCCCAGTGCCGAATACACCGGCCCGGCGGACTCGGAGTGGGTGCCCATCGACGAGCGTCCATAA
- the acnD gene encoding Fe/S-dependent 2-methylisocitrate dehydratase AcnD: MNTDYRKPLPGTDLDYFDTRQAVEDIQPGAYEKLPYTSRILAEQLVRRCDPEMLTDSLKQLIERKRDLDFPWYPARVVCHDILGQTALVDLAGLRDAIAEKGGDPAKVNPVVPTQLIVDHSLAVEHAGFEKDAFEKNRAVEDRRNDDRFHFIDWTKTAFENVDVIPPGNGIMHQINLEKMSPVVQSRGGVAFPDTCVGTDSHTPMVDALGVISVGVGGLEAESVMLGRASMMRLPDIVGVALTGKLRPGITSTDMVLALTEFLRKERVVGAYLEFFGEGADSLTVGDRATISNMTPEYGATAAMFYIDGQTIDYLKLTGREDDQVALVENYAKHTGLWADSLKSAEYERILTFDLSTVERTLAGPSNPHAHLPTSELAKRGIAGEWEQEEGRMPDGAVIIAAITSCTNTSNPRNMVAAGLIARNANKLGLTRKPWVKSSLAPGSKTVKMYLEEAELLPELENLGFGVVAFACTTCNGMSGALDPEIQKEIVDRDLYSTAVLSGNRNFDGRIHPYAKQAFLASPPLVVAYAIAGTIRFDIEKDVLGYDQEGNAVTLKDIWPSDEEIDSIVKTSVKPEQFRSTYIPMFDITRDANAKTNPNYEWRPQSTYIRRPPYWEGGLAGEKELKGMRPLAILPDNITTDHLSPSNAIMMNSAAGEYLHKMGVPEEDFNSYATHRGDHLTAQRATFANPKLFNEMVRDENGNVKQGSLARVEPEGKVTRMWEAIETYMERKQPLIIIAGADYGQGSSRDWAAKGVALAGVEAIVAEGFERIHRTNLVGMGVMPLQFEDGTTRQTLALDGTETYDVEGTAAPKAEMTLVIHRKNGSTEHVPVICRLDTAEELSIYTAGGVLQRFAQDFLEAEGAA; the protein is encoded by the coding sequence ATGAATACTGACTACCGCAAACCGCTACCGGGCACCGACCTGGATTATTTCGATACCCGCCAGGCTGTTGAAGACATTCAGCCGGGCGCCTACGAAAAGCTTCCTTACACCTCGAGGATTCTGGCAGAGCAGCTGGTTCGCCGTTGCGATCCCGAGATGCTGACTGACTCCCTGAAACAGCTGATCGAGCGCAAGCGGGATCTGGATTTCCCGTGGTATCCCGCCCGCGTGGTGTGTCACGACATTCTTGGTCAGACCGCCCTGGTCGACCTGGCCGGTCTCCGGGACGCGATTGCGGAGAAGGGCGGCGATCCCGCCAAGGTTAACCCGGTCGTGCCAACGCAGTTGATCGTCGACCATTCACTGGCCGTTGAACACGCGGGCTTCGAGAAAGACGCATTTGAAAAGAACCGGGCGGTTGAAGACCGTCGCAACGACGACCGGTTCCATTTCATCGACTGGACCAAGACCGCGTTCGAAAACGTGGATGTGATTCCACCGGGCAACGGCATCATGCACCAGATCAACCTGGAGAAGATGTCTCCGGTGGTGCAATCACGCGGCGGCGTGGCGTTTCCAGATACCTGTGTAGGTACCGATAGCCACACGCCGATGGTCGATGCGCTGGGCGTTATTTCTGTAGGCGTCGGCGGTCTGGAAGCGGAGAGCGTTATGCTCGGCCGAGCATCCATGATGCGGCTTCCAGACATTGTGGGTGTTGCGTTGACGGGCAAGCTGCGCCCGGGCATTACCAGTACCGACATGGTACTGGCCTTGACTGAGTTCCTGCGTAAGGAGCGGGTAGTCGGTGCTTATCTTGAGTTCTTTGGCGAGGGCGCCGACAGCCTGACGGTTGGCGATCGCGCAACGATCTCGAACATGACGCCGGAGTATGGTGCTACCGCCGCCATGTTCTACATCGACGGCCAGACCATTGATTACCTGAAACTGACCGGGCGCGAAGATGATCAGGTTGCGCTGGTCGAGAACTACGCCAAGCACACAGGCCTGTGGGCCGACAGCCTGAAGTCCGCGGAATACGAGCGGATTCTGACCTTTGATCTTTCCACAGTTGAGCGGACCCTTGCCGGCCCGTCCAACCCCCATGCTCATCTGCCCACCTCCGAGCTGGCCAAGCGCGGCATTGCCGGCGAATGGGAGCAGGAAGAGGGCAGGATGCCGGATGGCGCGGTCATCATCGCCGCTATCACCAGCTGCACCAACACCTCGAACCCGAGGAACATGGTGGCCGCAGGCCTGATCGCCCGCAATGCCAACAAGCTGGGCCTTACCCGAAAGCCCTGGGTGAAGTCGTCACTGGCACCGGGCTCCAAAACGGTCAAGATGTATCTGGAAGAAGCAGAACTGCTACCTGAGCTGGAGAATCTTGGCTTTGGTGTTGTTGCCTTTGCCTGTACCACCTGCAATGGCATGAGTGGTGCGCTGGATCCGGAAATCCAGAAGGAAATCGTTGACCGCGATCTCTACTCAACGGCTGTTCTGTCCGGCAACCGTAACTTCGACGGCCGTATTCACCCATACGCCAAGCAGGCGTTCCTGGCATCACCACCGCTGGTTGTGGCGTACGCGATCGCAGGCACTATCCGCTTCGATATTGAAAAGGATGTCCTGGGTTACGATCAGGAAGGCAATGCGGTCACTCTGAAAGACATCTGGCCGAGCGATGAAGAAATCGACTCCATCGTTAAAACCAGTGTTAAGCCGGAACAGTTCCGTAGCACCTACATTCCGATGTTCGACATCACCCGTGATGCTAACGCTAAAACCAACCCGAACTACGAGTGGCGTCCGCAGAGCACGTACATCCGCCGCCCGCCTTATTGGGAAGGTGGATTGGCCGGGGAGAAGGAGCTCAAGGGAATGCGTCCGCTGGCGATCCTGCCGGACAACATCACCACCGACCACCTGTCGCCGTCCAACGCCATTATGATGAACAGTGCGGCGGGTGAATACCTGCACAAAATGGGCGTGCCGGAGGAAGACTTCAACTCCTACGCGACCCACCGTGGTGACCACCTAACGGCACAGCGCGCGACCTTCGCCAACCCGAAACTGTTCAATGAAATGGTTCGGGATGAAAATGGCAATGTGAAGCAAGGTTCGCTGGCGCGCGTTGAGCCCGAAGGCAAAGTGACACGCATGTGGGAAGCAATCGAAACTTACATGGAACGCAAACAGCCGCTGATCATCATTGCCGGCGCGGATTATGGTCAGGGCTCCTCCCGTGACTGGGCGGCCAAAGGCGTTGCCCTGGCGGGCGTTGAAGCCATTGTTGCGGAAGGGTTTGAGCGAATCCACCGCACCAACCTGGTGGGTATGGGCGTTATGCCGCTTCAGTTTGAGGACGGCACAACCCGTCAGACTCTGGCGCTTGATGGCACCGAGACATACGACGTGGAAGGTACTGCCGCGCCGAAAGCGGAAATGACGCTGGTTATTCATCGTAAGAACGGCAGCACCGAGCATGTTCCGGTGATCTGTCGCCTGGATACCGCTGAGGAGCTCTCCATCTATACCGCGGGCGGCGTTCTGCAGCGGTTTGCCCAGGACTTCCTGGAGGCGGAGGGCGCCGCATGA
- the prpD gene encoding 2-methylcitrate dehydratase, translated as MAKNTNQNLRPDYDEVLKNIADYVLTFQVKNDEAWRTARYCLMDTLGCGLLALRFPECTKHLGPIVEGTVVPHGARVPGTSFRLDPVKAAWDIGCTIRWLDYNDTWLAAEWGHPSDNLGGILAVADYLSQRRVASGQAPLTVRTVLEAMIMAHEIQGVLALENSFNRVGLDHVVLVKVASTAVTAKLMGANREQILSALSHAWVDGQALRTYRHAPNAGSRKSWAAGDATSRAVRLADIAMRGEMGIPGALTAPQWGFYDVSFSATNKDLKLKPQNEREFSLSQAFGSYVMENVLFKVSFPAEFHAQTAAEAAITLHSEVRDRISDIDKVVITTHESAIRIISKQGALANPADRDHCLQYMTAIPLIFGSLTAEHYEDGFHAEHPIIDELREKMEVVEDPRYTAEYLEADKRSIANAVQVFFNDGTSTEQVVVEYPIGHRRRREESIPLLEKKFWTNLATRFPSQRCQRIVDLFADQKSLEETPVQVLMDQLMI; from the coding sequence ATGGCCAAAAATACGAACCAGAATCTGCGTCCGGACTACGATGAGGTTCTGAAGAACATCGCCGACTACGTGCTCACTTTCCAAGTAAAAAATGACGAAGCCTGGCGAACAGCACGTTATTGCCTGATGGATACGCTCGGCTGTGGCTTGCTTGCATTACGCTTCCCGGAATGTACGAAGCACCTGGGCCCCATTGTTGAGGGTACTGTCGTACCTCATGGAGCCAGAGTGCCGGGGACCTCTTTCCGCCTGGATCCAGTCAAGGCGGCCTGGGACATTGGCTGTACCATTCGCTGGCTGGACTACAACGACACTTGGCTGGCCGCGGAATGGGGGCATCCCTCGGACAATCTCGGTGGGATACTTGCGGTGGCTGATTATCTGTCCCAACGGAGAGTCGCCTCGGGCCAGGCGCCATTAACGGTTCGCACAGTACTTGAGGCAATGATCATGGCGCACGAAATTCAGGGTGTACTGGCCCTGGAGAACTCTTTCAATCGTGTTGGTCTGGATCACGTGGTACTGGTTAAAGTTGCGTCAACTGCAGTAACTGCGAAGCTGATGGGCGCCAACCGAGAGCAGATACTCTCCGCGCTTTCTCACGCTTGGGTTGATGGGCAGGCCTTGCGCACCTATCGCCATGCGCCCAACGCGGGATCCCGAAAGTCCTGGGCGGCGGGTGACGCTACCTCTCGAGCAGTCCGCTTGGCTGATATTGCGATGCGGGGAGAGATGGGGATCCCTGGTGCGCTAACGGCGCCACAATGGGGATTTTACGATGTCTCTTTCAGTGCCACGAACAAGGACCTGAAACTCAAGCCTCAGAATGAAAGGGAGTTTTCACTATCCCAGGCCTTCGGCTCCTATGTGATGGAAAACGTACTGTTTAAAGTGTCGTTTCCAGCAGAATTCCATGCCCAAACAGCGGCTGAGGCGGCGATCACCTTGCATTCCGAAGTTCGCGACCGGATTTCAGATATAGATAAAGTCGTGATCACCACGCACGAGTCGGCAATCCGAATCATTTCAAAGCAGGGAGCTTTGGCTAATCCGGCAGATCGTGATCATTGTCTGCAGTATATGACGGCGATTCCCCTGATTTTTGGGTCACTGACGGCCGAGCATTATGAAGACGGGTTCCACGCTGAGCATCCAATCATTGATGAGCTTCGTGAAAAAATGGAGGTTGTCGAAGATCCCCGATACACGGCGGAGTATCTTGAGGCGGATAAACGGTCGATCGCTAATGCCGTACAGGTATTCTTTAACGACGGCACCAGCACCGAGCAAGTGGTTGTTGAGTATCCAATTGGTCATCGACGGCGTCGCGAAGAGAGCATACCTCTGCTGGAAAAGAAATTCTGGACCAACCTTGCGACTCGTTTTCCAAGCCAGAGGTGCCAAAGAATCGTCGACCTTTTCGCTGATCAGAAGAGTCTTGAGGAGACGCCAGTTCAGGTGTTGATGGATCAATTGATGATTTGA
- the prpF gene encoding 2-methylaconitate cis-trans isomerase PrpF, whose protein sequence is MSHPAQVRVPATYMRGGTSKGVFFRLQDLPEAAQVPGEARDKLLLRVIGSPDPYQKQTDGMGGATSSTSKTVILAEPTQPDHDVDYLFGQVSIDKPFVDWSGNCGNLTAAVGAFAINGGFVSQDRIPENGFCTVRIWQANIRKTIVAQVPITNGEVQETGDFELDGVTFPAAEVQVEFMDPADGDGAMFPTGNVADDLEVPGVGILRATMINAGIPTIFINAEDIGYTGTELQDAINGDPKALAIFETIRAHGAVRMGLIGHVDEAASRQHTPKVAFVAAPVDYVSSSGKQIKAGDIDVLVRALSMGKLHHAMMGTAAVAIATAAAVRGTLVNLAAGGGDRTDVTFGHPSGTLRVGAEASQVDGQWTANKAIMSRSARILMEGWVRVPGGSF, encoded by the coding sequence ATGAGCCATCCAGCGCAAGTAAGAGTCCCCGCCACGTACATGCGTGGCGGAACCAGCAAGGGCGTGTTCTTCCGACTTCAGGACCTGCCTGAGGCAGCCCAGGTCCCGGGTGAAGCCAGGGACAAGCTGCTGCTGCGGGTTATCGGCAGCCCGGATCCGTATCAGAAGCAGACCGACGGTATGGGTGGCGCAACCTCAAGCACCAGTAAAACGGTGATCCTGGCCGAGCCGACCCAGCCGGACCACGATGTCGACTACTTGTTCGGGCAGGTGTCCATCGACAAGCCGTTTGTAGACTGGAGTGGCAACTGCGGTAACTTGACTGCTGCCGTCGGAGCCTTTGCCATCAACGGCGGCTTCGTGTCCCAGGACCGGATCCCCGAGAATGGCTTTTGCACGGTTCGTATCTGGCAGGCGAACATCCGGAAAACCATTGTTGCCCAGGTTCCGATCACCAATGGTGAAGTGCAGGAAACCGGTGATTTTGAGCTGGATGGGGTCACCTTTCCCGCAGCCGAGGTACAGGTTGAATTCATGGACCCGGCCGATGGCGACGGGGCCATGTTCCCTACGGGCAACGTGGCCGATGATCTGGAGGTTCCGGGTGTCGGAATCCTGCGCGCCACCATGATCAATGCCGGCATCCCCACCATCTTCATCAATGCCGAAGACATTGGGTACACCGGTACCGAATTGCAGGACGCCATTAATGGTGACCCCAAGGCTCTGGCCATATTCGAGACTATTCGGGCTCACGGTGCGGTCAGGATGGGCCTCATTGGTCATGTGGACGAGGCAGCCAGCCGACAGCACACCCCGAAAGTGGCGTTTGTAGCCGCTCCGGTGGACTACGTGTCTTCCAGTGGCAAGCAGATCAAGGCTGGAGATATTGATGTCCTGGTCCGTGCGTTGTCCATGGGTAAACTGCACCACGCCATGATGGGAACCGCTGCTGTAGCGATTGCAACGGCTGCAGCCGTGCGGGGCACATTGGTGAACCTGGCCGCGGGCGGCGGTGATCGTACTGACGTGACCTTTGGTCACCCCTCGGGCACCTTGCGGGTGGGGGCAGAGGCCAGCCAGGTGGATGGTCAATGGACGGCAAATAAAGCAATCATGAGCCGCAGTGCCCGAATCCTGATGGAGGGTTGGGTGAGAGTGCCAGGTGGGTCGTTCTGA
- the prpB gene encoding methylisocitrate lyase, with protein sequence MSSKLSPGARFRKALNENKPLQIVGTVNAYSAMMAQKVGHQAIYLSGGGVANASYGLPDLGMTTMNDVVEDVRRITAACDLPLLVDIDTGWGGAFNIGRTIREMERAGAAAVHIEDQVAQKRCGHRPNKEIVSQEEMVDRIKAAVDARENDDFFIMARTDAFQKEGLDAAIERAKACIEAGADGIFAEAVTELEHYKAFSEALDVPILANITEFGATPLYNRKELGEAGADMVLYPLSAFRAMNKAALTVYQNILDKGDQKDVVDLMQTRMELYDFLNYHEFEQKLDQLFQQQKN encoded by the coding sequence ATGTCCAGCAAACTATCTCCGGGCGCACGTTTCCGGAAAGCCCTGAACGAAAATAAGCCGCTCCAGATCGTTGGAACCGTCAATGCTTACAGTGCAATGATGGCTCAGAAAGTAGGGCATCAGGCCATCTATCTGTCCGGTGGCGGTGTGGCCAACGCCTCTTACGGTTTGCCGGATCTCGGAATGACCACGATGAACGATGTGGTTGAGGACGTTCGCAGGATTACTGCAGCCTGTGATCTTCCGCTGCTGGTGGATATTGACACTGGCTGGGGCGGTGCTTTCAATATCGGTCGAACCATTCGGGAAATGGAACGTGCCGGTGCTGCTGCTGTCCATATCGAGGACCAGGTTGCACAGAAGCGCTGCGGACACCGGCCTAACAAGGAAATCGTCTCCCAGGAAGAAATGGTCGATCGCATCAAGGCGGCCGTAGACGCCCGTGAAAACGATGATTTCTTCATTATGGCCCGCACCGATGCGTTTCAGAAGGAAGGCCTGGACGCCGCCATTGAGCGCGCGAAGGCCTGCATCGAGGCCGGGGCAGACGGTATCTTTGCGGAAGCGGTTACCGAACTCGAGCACTACAAAGCCTTTTCCGAGGCGCTGGATGTACCGATTCTGGCCAATATCACCGAGTTTGGCGCCACGCCTCTGTATAACCGCAAGGAATTGGGCGAAGCCGGCGCTGACATGGTGTTGTATCCGCTGAGTGCTTTCCGTGCCATGAACAAGGCGGCCCTGACGGTTTACCAGAACATTCTGGATAAGGGCGATCAGAAAGATGTCGTTGACCTCATGCAGACGCGCATGGAGCTCTACGATTTCCTGAATTACCACGAGTTTGAACAGAAGCTGGACCAACTCTTCCAGCAACAAAAAAACTAA